One stretch of Lacimicrobium alkaliphilum DNA includes these proteins:
- a CDS encoding M1 family aminopeptidase yields MRRFYRVSAMLLIAASAQAETDEPFAPLELPLTEISSPTGTPSTSYWQQQLSYKIDARVNTDKASLTATAVLNYRNQSPDTLKTLWFELPQQRFAQGSLAREKYQAGASEAGGTTRLRVTDSARQPLKTGWQDTLVAVTLDTPLKPGQQVQLHFAWDLKLVSRSHPLVPRSGYEQINGENRLLAFAQWYPRALRYGPQGWNLRPFVKNAEFSLEMADFSVTIDASPQYLLLGSGDWQSAGQNLPESVFKQYQQVSADTPATLLGPGQPWPVNNQQPWRFKGEQLRDFTFVVARDVIWQARKVTHSQGDILITAAYPDNGRWLWHKYALEAGVFAIDQLSEWLGQPAAKSIHLVNIAGLGMEYPGLKLVGFRGPDADITGPAPQYSRTQKYDVIGGILHEIAHAWMPMTVNTDERAEGFFDEGITSYLAFWLEQRWSENFQSFYGEPARVGAVMTATDYLPPVTFAEEVNSKLDSHYHVPAVALNILRETLLGRAQFDTIVADFFHIWRGRNAGFSDFVRFVNQQSGEQLDWFWRGWFMHRGYVDIELERAQVILPQDWNRDQKLAYLQHYPSAPSLTRIRNGDLGQTYEQRNPGLLDRHSLMDDQTYARLGAKTKAVEQPQLRVTLRNKGSIPMPAPLQLHYADGTVQSYLLSVDLWRQNPEQVEIMLSLAPDKAMSLLHLDPLLQIGDARRVNHRITQPEF; encoded by the coding sequence ATGCGCCGGTTTTACAGGGTATCGGCGATGTTGCTGATAGCCGCATCTGCGCAGGCTGAAACGGATGAGCCTTTTGCTCCCCTTGAGTTGCCACTGACTGAAATTAGCTCCCCAACGGGCACGCCGTCAACGTCTTACTGGCAACAACAGCTTAGCTATAAGATTGATGCCAGGGTGAATACAGACAAGGCCAGTCTGACAGCCACTGCCGTACTGAATTATCGCAATCAGTCACCGGATACCCTGAAAACACTCTGGTTTGAGCTACCGCAGCAGCGTTTTGCTCAAGGTAGTCTGGCCAGAGAAAAGTATCAGGCCGGGGCAAGTGAAGCCGGCGGTACAACACGCTTACGGGTGACCGACTCAGCAAGGCAGCCATTGAAAACAGGGTGGCAGGATACGCTGGTGGCGGTGACGCTGGATACGCCCCTGAAGCCGGGGCAGCAGGTACAGCTGCATTTTGCCTGGGATCTTAAGCTGGTTTCCCGCTCTCATCCCCTGGTGCCACGCAGTGGTTATGAGCAAATTAATGGAGAGAATCGCCTGCTGGCCTTCGCTCAGTGGTACCCCAGAGCGTTGCGTTACGGCCCGCAAGGATGGAATTTACGGCCTTTTGTTAAAAATGCCGAGTTCAGCCTGGAGATGGCGGATTTTTCTGTGACCATTGATGCGTCGCCTCAGTATCTGTTGCTGGGCAGTGGTGACTGGCAAAGCGCCGGGCAGAATCTGCCTGAATCTGTGTTTAAACAATACCAGCAGGTTAGCGCAGATACTCCTGCCACACTGCTGGGGCCGGGCCAGCCCTGGCCGGTTAATAATCAGCAACCCTGGCGATTTAAGGGTGAGCAATTACGTGACTTTACCTTTGTAGTGGCCAGGGATGTCATCTGGCAGGCCCGCAAGGTGACGCACAGCCAGGGGGATATACTGATCACTGCGGCATACCCCGATAACGGACGCTGGTTGTGGCATAAATACGCTCTCGAAGCGGGTGTGTTCGCCATTGATCAATTGTCTGAATGGCTCGGCCAGCCGGCAGCAAAGAGTATTCATCTGGTCAATATTGCCGGGCTGGGGATGGAATACCCGGGTCTGAAACTGGTGGGCTTTCGCGGCCCGGATGCTGACATTACAGGTCCTGCCCCACAGTACAGCCGCACGCAGAAATATGATGTGATAGGTGGCATATTGCATGAAATAGCCCACGCCTGGATGCCGATGACGGTAAATACAGATGAGCGGGCCGAGGGCTTTTTCGATGAGGGTATCACCAGCTATCTGGCCTTCTGGCTGGAGCAGCGTTGGAGTGAGAACTTTCAGAGCTTCTACGGCGAACCGGCCAGGGTGGGGGCGGTAATGACCGCAACGGACTATTTACCCCCTGTGACCTTTGCCGAGGAGGTGAACAGCAAGCTGGATTCTCACTACCACGTACCGGCGGTGGCACTGAATATCCTGCGTGAGACACTGCTTGGCAGAGCGCAGTTCGATACTATTGTGGCGGATTTTTTTCATATATGGCGTGGCAGGAACGCCGGATTCAGTGATTTTGTCCGCTTCGTGAATCAGCAAAGCGGCGAGCAACTGGACTGGTTCTGGCGTGGCTGGTTTATGCATCGCGGTTATGTGGATATCGAACTTGAGCGCGCGCAGGTGATATTGCCACAGGACTGGAACCGGGATCAGAAACTCGCTTACCTGCAACACTATCCTTCAGCGCCCAGCCTGACCCGAATCCGTAACGGTGACCTCGGACAGACTTATGAACAGCGAAATCCGGGGTTGCTGGATCGCCACTCGCTGATGGACGATCAGACCTATGCCAGACTCGGTGCAAAGACTAAAGCCGTGGAACAGCCGCAACTGCGCGTAACGCTGCGCAACAAAGGCAGCATACCCATGCCGGCGCCGCTGCAGCTTCACTATGCCGATGGCACAGTGCAGTCTTACCTGCTGAGTGTGGATCTCTGGCGGCAAAATCCCGAACAGGTTGAAATCATGTTATCCCTTGCACCCGACAAGGCCATGAGTCTGCTGCATCTGGATCCGCTGTTGCAGATTGGAGATGCAAGGCGCGTTAATCACCGGATTACCCAACCTGAGTTTTAG
- a CDS encoding MFS transporter has translation MLSQSMSDSITPAMSRVAYAGILMVAMMGAAVTILMPLVVGAFSDSGAFSQQQVGFLTAADVAGILLSSMSAFFWVRRCHWQRWMQISLLLFIGMNLLTLFTSLFPALLLVRFLAGIGCGIGYSIALAALGDRTNPDKAFGAMVTVQVVFGTVGFWVLPHITSVWGYQGLFQFFNLFLLLALILVSISSPADENKKTQSLPPFGRIYLPVLFVFLGVVAYYFAQGTVWAYLERIGVAAGLSVAEVGAILGWGFAISACGSVLAAKFVAMMGRNFSLWLTAVLQLGCLLALYLMAQPHIWLIYALATVVYQIFWSFIIPIMMGIFSDADKSGRLIVFCVTAFKVGLVIGPPVAAAVVSHFGVIHVLWLGAVAIVLSVMLLHLANNRTRSK, from the coding sequence TTGTTGTCACAGAGCATGTCAGACTCCATAACACCAGCCATGTCGCGGGTGGCTTACGCCGGTATATTAATGGTTGCCATGATGGGGGCGGCCGTCACCATCCTGATGCCATTGGTGGTGGGGGCCTTTAGTGACAGCGGCGCATTTAGCCAACAACAGGTGGGTTTTCTGACTGCCGCCGATGTGGCCGGTATTCTGCTTTCCAGCATGTCGGCATTTTTCTGGGTCAGGCGCTGCCACTGGCAGCGCTGGATGCAGATAAGCCTGTTGCTGTTTATTGGTATGAATCTGCTGACCCTGTTTACCAGCTTATTTCCGGCACTGTTGCTGGTTCGCTTTCTGGCCGGGATAGGCTGTGGCATCGGCTATTCCATTGCCCTGGCAGCGCTGGGCGACAGAACCAATCCCGATAAGGCCTTCGGTGCCATGGTGACGGTGCAGGTGGTGTTTGGCACCGTGGGATTCTGGGTGTTGCCTCATATCACCAGTGTCTGGGGCTATCAGGGCCTGTTTCAGTTTTTCAATCTGTTTCTGCTGCTGGCACTGATATTGGTCAGTATCAGCAGCCCTGCTGATGAAAACAAAAAAACTCAGAGTCTGCCGCCCTTTGGCCGGATTTACCTGCCTGTATTGTTTGTATTTCTGGGGGTGGTGGCCTACTACTTCGCTCAGGGTACAGTCTGGGCCTATCTTGAGCGTATCGGCGTGGCCGCCGGTTTAAGTGTGGCAGAAGTGGGTGCAATTCTAGGCTGGGGCTTTGCCATCAGCGCCTGTGGTTCGGTGCTGGCGGCGAAATTCGTGGCCATGATGGGGCGTAATTTTTCCCTGTGGCTGACGGCGGTGTTGCAGCTTGGCTGTTTGCTGGCGCTGTACCTGATGGCACAACCCCATATCTGGCTGATCTATGCACTGGCCACAGTGGTGTATCAGATTTTCTGGAGCTTTATTATTCCCATTATGATGGGCATTTTCAGCGACGCCGACAAGAGTGGCCGCCTGATCGTCTTTTGTGTGACCGCCTTCAAAGTGGGGCTGGTAATAGGCCCGCCGGTGGCAGCGGCTGTGGTCAGCCACTTTGGCGTTATCCATGTTCTGTGGTTAGGGGCGGTGGCCATTGTGCTCAGTGTAATGCTGCTGCATCTGGCCAATAATCGCACCCGCTCTAAATAA
- a CDS encoding TonB-dependent receptor, with protein MQTHRKTPLALMISGILLSGTAFAQENNESEERENKLKEQDIEIIQVSGSGRMATANEIPMNITAVGAAELRRKNITDIKALIADSVEISSPGNSNRLAESVTVRGLNVSPVNANNLEQFTRTTVAYYLDDTPLPNIGYRIKDVNRVEKLLGPQGTLYGGGSLGGTIRYITNQPDLVEFSFDANTSIYQVKDGGLSHDTDVVFNVPLSDTVAIRASIAHLDDAGYTDRITSPTYFTDEQKRIPNPNPNKELYEDDDWEETTGGKIALLWQPTDEFSVTLSHVQQDQLAHGTSGASRVTVDYACEQEGLEGDACDNKYSRYNTPFQVNDHTIVATYEEFSDRELTLDSIDFNWELDFATLHSSTSYFKDSREGQADYLGYGLVYYGWIPGLALNDTNESAYITYDNTYKGLNHETRLTSTGDGPLSWIVGLYHTDTERRLIFSEFYPGFDQATADFYGFDRQAWYGDTRPGSVDEGYHENFHNQYQETALFGELTYAVTDKLDLTFGARIFNYDDQNDPLIVDYTGLTNSRSTSRNKENGESFFKFNAAYQMTDDLLAYATFSQGFRRGGTNGFKNITITDQNGDEATLEVSDEAQNYEPDSTDNYELGIKGFLLDHDLYMQANIYRIEWNNVQTYFSQILDGVFPLNGTTNGPSAETQGFEFSSRYRLTDDITLRYATATVDAEWAETGEACIFEPVASAPDADLQCRTWEKGGQLGGAPEWRHNFGVSYETELENGYMTANLDGRYVGETPSDRQDFPDADVYTRKSYTLYNASVSYGRDDWKVSLWVNNLTDKRAETSGQTDLGQGWRTIFVRPRTVGVNFSYTYY; from the coding sequence ATGCAGACACACAGAAAAACACCCCTGGCCCTGATGATCTCAGGAATATTGCTGTCAGGCACCGCTTTTGCGCAGGAAAATAACGAAAGCGAAGAGCGGGAAAACAAACTCAAAGAGCAGGATATCGAAATCATCCAGGTGTCCGGTAGTGGCCGTATGGCAACCGCCAATGAGATCCCGATGAACATTACGGCGGTGGGGGCAGCCGAACTGCGGCGTAAAAACATCACCGATATTAAAGCGCTGATCGCCGATTCTGTGGAAATCAGCTCGCCGGGGAACAGCAATCGTCTGGCGGAGTCGGTAACGGTTCGCGGCCTGAACGTCTCTCCGGTCAATGCCAATAACCTTGAACAGTTTACCCGCACAACGGTGGCCTATTATCTCGACGATACGCCGCTGCCAAACATCGGCTATCGGATTAAAGATGTTAACCGGGTTGAAAAGCTGCTCGGCCCTCAGGGCACCTTATACGGTGGTGGCAGCCTGGGTGGTACTATCCGTTATATTACCAATCAGCCGGATCTGGTGGAGTTCAGTTTTGACGCTAATACCAGCATCTATCAGGTTAAGGATGGTGGCCTGAGTCATGATACGGATGTGGTATTTAATGTCCCGCTGAGCGATACCGTGGCGATCAGAGCCTCTATTGCACATCTGGATGATGCCGGTTACACAGATCGTATTACCAGCCCCACCTATTTTACCGATGAGCAAAAACGTATTCCCAACCCCAATCCAAATAAAGAGCTGTACGAGGATGATGACTGGGAAGAAACCACTGGCGGTAAGATCGCCTTGTTGTGGCAGCCAACTGACGAGTTCAGCGTGACGCTGTCCCATGTGCAGCAGGATCAACTGGCCCACGGCACCAGTGGTGCCAGCCGGGTAACAGTGGACTACGCCTGTGAGCAGGAAGGACTGGAAGGCGACGCCTGTGACAACAAATACAGCCGTTACAATACGCCGTTCCAGGTTAACGACCATACCATAGTGGCCACTTACGAAGAGTTTTCAGATCGCGAGCTGACCCTGGACTCCATCGATTTTAACTGGGAGCTGGATTTTGCCACCCTGCACAGCAGCACCTCATACTTTAAAGACAGCCGCGAAGGTCAGGCAGACTACCTGGGCTACGGCCTGGTTTACTATGGCTGGATCCCGGGCCTGGCCCTGAATGACACCAATGAGTCGGCTTACATTACTTATGACAATACCTACAAAGGCCTGAACCATGAAACCCGTCTGACCTCTACAGGCGATGGCCCCTTAAGCTGGATTGTAGGGCTTTACCATACGGATACGGAACGTCGCCTGATCTTCTCTGAATTTTATCCCGGCTTCGATCAGGCTACCGCAGATTTCTATGGTTTTGACCGTCAGGCCTGGTATGGCGACACCCGCCCGGGCTCAGTGGACGAGGGTTATCATGAGAATTTCCACAACCAATATCAGGAAACGGCTTTGTTCGGTGAGCTGACCTATGCGGTCACCGACAAGCTGGATCTGACTTTTGGTGCCCGTATCTTTAATTATGATGACCAGAATGACCCCCTGATTGTGGATTATACCGGTCTGACCAACAGCCGTTCTACGTCGCGCAACAAGGAAAATGGCGAGTCTTTCTTTAAGTTTAATGCTGCCTATCAGATGACCGATGATTTGCTGGCCTATGCCACTTTCTCTCAGGGTTTTCGTCGCGGCGGCACCAATGGCTTTAAAAATATAACCATAACCGACCAGAACGGTGATGAGGCGACACTGGAGGTTTCTGATGAGGCGCAGAATTACGAGCCGGACTCAACGGATAACTATGAACTGGGCATCAAGGGCTTTTTGCTTGACCATGATTTGTATATGCAGGCCAATATCTATCGGATTGAGTGGAACAATGTGCAGACGTACTTCTCACAGATTCTTGATGGCGTATTTCCCCTTAATGGCACCACCAATGGCCCATCGGCCGAGACACAAGGTTTTGAATTCAGCTCCAGATACCGTCTGACTGATGATATTACCCTGCGTTATGCCACTGCCACGGTGGATGCTGAGTGGGCAGAGACCGGTGAGGCCTGTATCTTTGAGCCTGTGGCCAGCGCACCGGACGCTGACCTGCAGTGCCGCACCTGGGAAAAAGGGGGGCAGCTTGGTGGTGCACCCGAATGGCGGCATAACTTTGGTGTCAGTTATGAAACAGAGCTGGAAAATGGTTATATGACCGCTAATCTTGATGGTCGTTATGTGGGGGAAACCCCCAGTGATCGCCAGGACTTTCCGGATGCGGATGTCTATACCCGCAAGTCATACACCCTTTACAATGCCAGCGTCAGCTATGGCCGGGATGACTGGAAAGTGTCGCTATGGGTGAATAACCTGACCGACAAGCGGGCAGAAACCTCAGGTCAGACTGACTTAGGGCAGGGCTGGCGGACCATTTTTGTGCGCCCCCGTACCGTTGGTGTGAACTTCTCTTACACTTACTATTAA
- a CDS encoding LysR family transcriptional regulator, which translates to MELSLEQLQAFIATVETGSFSAAARRLGKAQSSISGLISNLEIDAGFSLFDRSSKIPKLTPEGLALMNDVKSVLKSHRNLRHRIDNIMDSVESEISLAYDNMAIPDGVMLGLASEFEQQFPLTSLMLLEATHKRAYQLIEQNKVNLAVVISQDDYPEQFAFRGICHVHYCTVAGAKHPLAKLDKVAPQDLAQYRHLRITDTQTGFRRFDSDLTSNIWYSNSPTTMMEMLRQGLGWAEMPLHAVESQLLNGSIVRLPTSHQEVTFPHCVDLIWQTEGAMGQCLQWLLERITKKAKALNQRPAL; encoded by the coding sequence ATGGAACTCTCACTGGAACAACTGCAGGCATTTATCGCCACCGTCGAGACTGGCAGCTTTTCTGCTGCCGCCCGCCGGCTGGGTAAAGCCCAGTCATCTATAAGTGGTCTGATCAGTAATCTGGAAATTGATGCCGGATTTTCACTCTTTGATCGCTCCTCTAAGATCCCAAAGCTCACGCCCGAGGGACTGGCGCTGATGAACGATGTGAAATCTGTTCTGAAAAGCCACCGCAACCTGCGCCACCGCATCGATAACATCATGGACAGCGTCGAAAGCGAAATCAGCCTGGCCTATGACAATATGGCCATCCCTGACGGCGTAATGCTGGGGCTGGCGTCAGAATTTGAACAACAGTTTCCGCTTACCTCTCTGATGCTGCTGGAAGCCACCCATAAACGGGCCTATCAGCTTATCGAACAGAATAAGGTTAATCTGGCGGTGGTGATCAGTCAGGATGATTATCCGGAGCAGTTTGCCTTTCGTGGCATTTGCCATGTGCACTATTGCACTGTGGCCGGTGCCAAACATCCGCTGGCTAAACTGGACAAAGTGGCGCCGCAGGACCTGGCTCAGTACCGGCATCTGCGCATTACCGACACCCAGACCGGATTCCGTCGCTTTGATTCTGATCTGACCAGTAATATCTGGTACTCCAATTCTCCTACCACCATGATGGAAATGCTGCGCCAGGGCCTGGGCTGGGCAGAAATGCCGCTGCATGCTGTAGAGTCTCAGCTACTCAATGGCAGCATAGTGCGCCTGCCAACCAGTCATCAGGAAGTGACCTTTCCGCACTGTGTGGATTTGATCTGGCAAACAGAAGGCGCCATGGGTCAGTGCCTGCAATGGTTGCTGGAGCGTATTACCAAAAAAGCCAAGGCGCTCAATCAGCGCCCGGCATTGTAA
- a CDS encoding C39 family peptidase yields the protein MQTRYLSLLATLLLSAKALALCPDGSNFNAQMGFCADGTDAYGPFTLEMVDKCNQYGGGSACTNTYTVTVEGQSIDLMRWSESFTNNLRGSGDCPVDTVRSPTYGGHCFEQVSNGPNNVYGNFDSEEVAACQSLSGGSACLTNRWSASFYLSVQEAMQEGSEPVNRLGAWLWYIDEQGLNKTHTQLADELAGMGAKRVFIKIADGTNNCSLFTDACSTQTTDIYRSRGIEPWAWSYNYPGSETAQADALYFAAQYGYVGFVLDVEVEFNNTSTALHSLFQAFEVARTDAINDGHADSDFKIGATTWSNPIDQGMNVGIIDQYVDFHMPQTYVEVWGDAYMADPKTWIEAGNCEYRQLGATKPIWHIVSTEYDDITASEISAFIDASGPNASIWRVPGGSVPQAVWQDWQALDWQQQSFDSDVACHDTSNEMLPFMADSPAGSDPEPPQQSVPFYSQLENSYQPHATCSVTSLAMVSDYFGLTDPQVLGKRTPDYLYERFGLLQDVPSLAWGFNTLAQEAGASVRDTGYTSGTITQLRDLVTQGIPVVVHGWFTNPGHIMVVTDFDGEYYTVQDPYGKWNLQKWGSYDTSVSGKDQRYPKAAFEYAINDNGTGDDLWLHVFE from the coding sequence ATGCAAACACGATATTTAAGTCTGCTGGCCACCTTACTGCTTAGTGCCAAGGCACTGGCATTGTGTCCGGATGGCAGCAATTTTAATGCACAGATGGGCTTTTGTGCCGATGGCACCGATGCCTATGGGCCTTTTACTCTGGAGATGGTGGATAAGTGCAATCAGTATGGTGGTGGCTCGGCCTGCACCAATACCTATACAGTCACTGTCGAAGGGCAGAGTATCGATCTGATGCGCTGGTCAGAGTCTTTCACTAATAATTTACGCGGCAGCGGCGATTGTCCCGTTGATACAGTGCGTTCGCCCACTTACGGAGGCCACTGTTTTGAACAGGTCAGCAATGGACCGAATAATGTGTATGGTAATTTCGACAGCGAAGAAGTCGCTGCCTGTCAGAGCCTTTCTGGTGGTAGTGCCTGCCTGACCAACAGATGGAGTGCTTCCTTTTATTTAAGTGTACAGGAAGCCATGCAAGAGGGTAGTGAGCCGGTAAACCGCCTCGGTGCCTGGCTGTGGTATATCGATGAGCAGGGACTTAATAAAACCCACACTCAGCTAGCCGATGAGCTTGCCGGCATGGGAGCTAAAAGGGTGTTTATTAAAATCGCCGATGGCACCAACAATTGCAGTCTGTTTACGGATGCCTGCTCAACTCAGACTACGGATATTTACCGTTCACGGGGTATCGAGCCCTGGGCCTGGTCCTATAACTACCCGGGCAGTGAAACGGCGCAGGCTGACGCGCTTTATTTTGCGGCCCAATACGGCTATGTGGGCTTTGTGCTGGATGTGGAAGTGGAATTTAATAACACCAGTACCGCGTTGCACAGTCTGTTCCAGGCCTTTGAAGTGGCACGTACCGATGCCATTAATGATGGTCATGCCGACAGCGATTTTAAAATTGGCGCCACCACCTGGAGTAACCCCATAGATCAGGGCATGAATGTGGGTATTATTGATCAGTATGTGGATTTTCATATGCCGCAAACCTATGTGGAGGTATGGGGGGATGCCTATATGGCTGACCCTAAAACCTGGATTGAGGCAGGCAACTGTGAGTATCGCCAGTTAGGCGCAACCAAGCCTATCTGGCATATTGTCTCGACAGAGTACGATGATATTACCGCCAGCGAGATCAGCGCCTTTATCGATGCTTCAGGCCCTAACGCCAGTATCTGGCGGGTGCCCGGTGGTTCAGTACCGCAGGCTGTATGGCAGGACTGGCAGGCGCTGGACTGGCAGCAGCAGAGTTTTGACAGCGATGTGGCCTGTCACGATACCAGCAATGAGATGCTGCCCTTTATGGCTGACAGCCCGGCGGGCAGTGACCCCGAGCCGCCGCAGCAATCTGTACCTTTTTACAGTCAACTGGAAAACAGCTACCAGCCACATGCCACTTGCAGTGTAACCTCACTGGCGATGGTAAGTGATTACTTCGGGCTGACCGATCCGCAGGTGCTGGGTAAACGCACGCCGGATTATTTATATGAGCGTTTTGGCCTGTTACAGGATGTGCCATCTCTGGCCTGGGGATTTAATACCCTGGCGCAGGAAGCAGGGGCATCGGTGCGGGACACTGGCTATACCAGCGGCACGATCACGCAGTTAAGAGATCTGGTAACCCAGGGAATTCCTGTTGTTGTGCACGGCTGGTTTACCAACCCCGGTCATATCATGGTGGTCACAGACTTTGATGGTGAGTACTACACAGTGCAGGATCCCTACGGTAAGTGGAATCTGCAGAAATGGGGCAGTTATGACACCTCCGTGTCCGGTAAAGATCAGCGCTATCCTAAAGCGGCGTTTGAATATGCCATTAATGACAATGGCACCGGAGATGATCTCTGGCTGCATGTGTTTGAGTAA
- a CDS encoding DNA polymerase II, protein MLQQGFVLTRQIVETDGKSCLVLWLNTVDGPVKLITEPQESCFFIQQTDSPQAARILSAQGIEHQLRELELRTFDQQPVTALYFASPAQAYQVRDLLKGRGIVCYEDDIRLANRYLMERFVCGSLCFSGNIRQQSGYVLVEQARVKRADYQPTFRSLSLDIECSGRGQLYSVGLSAQDHRAVIMIGEPESGPDWIYWVADEKALLQALITQVQQYDPDLFIGWNLVNFDFKLLIERAGRLGLPLLLGRGNSAVSWRDGRETNQGFVTVPGRVVIDGIDGLKTATYQFDSFSLEHVSQELLGKGKATEDVDNRLAAIEHDFQHNKVKLAEYNLQDCVLVEEIFSHTRLLDFLTLRSRLTGLELDRSGGSVAAFTNLYLPRLHRAGYIAPNLPADGGLASPGGYVMESRPGLYKQVLVLDFKSLYPSIIRTFKIDPMGLTEGLLEPEKAIPGFRDAVFHRSRHFLPDIIASLWAQRDEAKQQQDAARSQAIKILMNSFYGVLGSGGCRFYDTRLASSITLRGHDIMQTTARWIEEQGHQVIYGDTDSTFVWLGDEVTDEQAAEQGRKLEQMINQRWQQKLRDELELECFLEIEFESHFKRFVMPTIRGSEQGSKKRYAGLKATDKGDKLVFKGLESVRSDWTALARHFQTRLYEMVFADKDVLAFIRQLIEQVKAGELDEQLVYRKRLRKPLTSYVKNIPPHVRAARLADEQNKALGKPLRYQHKGWIHYVITLNGPQPLEYQNAPLDYEHYIERQIRPVAEGILPFVGENFDTLVSQQMGLFG, encoded by the coding sequence ATGCTGCAACAGGGCTTTGTTCTTACCCGTCAGATTGTTGAAACCGATGGCAAAAGCTGTCTGGTGTTATGGCTGAACACGGTCGATGGCCCGGTAAAACTGATCACTGAGCCGCAGGAAAGTTGCTTCTTTATTCAGCAAACGGACAGCCCTCAGGCAGCCAGGATCCTGTCTGCACAGGGGATTGAACACCAGCTTCGGGAGCTGGAACTGAGGACTTTCGACCAACAACCCGTCACTGCGTTGTATTTTGCCAGTCCGGCTCAGGCGTATCAGGTAAGGGATCTGCTCAAAGGGCGGGGGATAGTCTGCTATGAAGATGATATTCGCCTTGCCAATCGTTATCTGATGGAGCGCTTTGTCTGTGGCAGCCTGTGTTTCAGCGGCAACATCAGACAGCAATCCGGTTATGTTCTGGTGGAGCAGGCCAGGGTGAAACGGGCCGACTATCAACCAACCTTCCGTTCTTTGTCGCTGGATATTGAATGCAGCGGCCGGGGGCAGCTCTATTCTGTGGGCTTGTCAGCACAGGATCACCGGGCGGTGATCATGATCGGGGAGCCGGAGTCCGGGCCGGATTGGATCTATTGGGTGGCCGATGAAAAAGCGCTGTTGCAGGCTCTGATAACACAGGTGCAGCAATATGATCCGGATCTCTTTATCGGCTGGAACCTGGTGAATTTTGATTTTAAGTTACTGATAGAAAGGGCTGGTCGTCTCGGACTGCCCCTGTTGTTAGGGCGGGGCAACAGCGCTGTAAGCTGGCGTGATGGTCGTGAGACCAATCAGGGTTTTGTGACGGTGCCGGGAAGAGTGGTGATAGACGGCATTGATGGTCTGAAGACCGCCACCTATCAGTTTGACAGCTTTAGTCTCGAGCATGTCAGTCAGGAATTGCTAGGCAAAGGCAAGGCCACAGAAGATGTGGACAATCGTCTGGCCGCAATAGAACATGATTTTCAGCACAATAAGGTCAAACTGGCAGAATATAATCTGCAGGACTGTGTGCTGGTGGAGGAGATCTTCAGCCATACCCGATTGTTGGATTTTCTGACTCTGCGCAGCCGCCTCACTGGCCTGGAGCTGGATCGCAGCGGCGGTTCGGTGGCCGCCTTTACCAATCTGTACCTGCCCCGATTGCATCGTGCCGGTTATATTGCCCCAAACCTTCCTGCAGATGGCGGCCTGGCCAGTCCCGGTGGCTATGTGATGGAATCGCGCCCGGGTTTGTATAAACAGGTGCTGGTGCTGGATTTTAAAAGCCTGTACCCCTCGATTATCCGCACGTTTAAGATCGATCCCATGGGGTTAACAGAAGGGTTACTGGAGCCCGAAAAGGCCATACCCGGTTTTCGCGACGCAGTATTTCACCGCAGCCGACATTTTCTGCCGGATATTATTGCCAGTCTGTGGGCGCAGCGGGACGAAGCCAAACAACAGCAGGATGCGGCCCGCTCACAGGCCATTAAAATACTGATGAATTCTTTCTACGGCGTACTGGGCTCAGGTGGCTGTCGCTTTTATGATACCCGTCTGGCCAGCTCTATTACCCTGCGTGGCCACGACATTATGCAGACCACCGCACGCTGGATAGAAGAGCAGGGCCATCAGGTCATTTATGGCGACACCGACTCCACCTTTGTCTGGCTCGGTGATGAGGTAACGGACGAACAGGCCGCCGAACAGGGCAGAAAACTCGAGCAAATGATCAATCAGCGCTGGCAGCAAAAGCTGCGCGATGAGCTGGAGCTGGAGTGTTTTCTGGAAATTGAATTTGAGAGTCACTTCAAACGTTTTGTGATGCCCACCATCCGGGGCTCTGAACAGGGCAGTAAAAAACGCTACGCAGGCCTTAAAGCCACCGATAAGGGCGATAAACTGGTCTTTAAAGGCCTGGAGTCAGTACGCTCTGACTGGACGGCGCTGGCCAGACATTTTCAGACCCGCCTGTATGAAATGGTGTTTGCCGATAAGGATGTACTGGCCTTTATCCGGCAACTGATTGAACAGGTAAAAGCCGGTGAGCTTGACGAACAACTGGTTTATCGCAAAAGACTACGTAAGCCCCTTACTTCTTATGTTAAGAATATTCCCCCTCATGTGCGCGCAGCGCGACTGGCGGATGAGCAGAATAAGGCGCTGGGCAAGCCGCTTCGCTATCAGCACAAGGGCTGGATCCACTATGTGATCACGCTCAATGGCCCGCAGCCGCTGGAATATCAGAATGCGCCACTGGACTATGAACACTATATTGAGCGCCAGATCCGCCCCGTGGCTGAGGGCATATTGCCTTTTGTGGGGGAGAATTTTGATACGCTGGTCAGCCAGCAGATGGGGCTGTTTGGCTGA